A stretch of the Papaver somniferum cultivar HN1 chromosome 6, ASM357369v1, whole genome shotgun sequence genome encodes the following:
- the LOC113291469 gene encoding probable membrane-associated kinase regulator 1, translating into MTRFNGGGNDDDHRKLMEDYNSEHEDEEALSLCDLPIKQEVNQQSAINSNIKSNKAASEGEEFEFGSCVGSVLTETEICVADDVFFQGQILPLRRHSVSSENGFSLKRQDSNPSINPSRSSSLDRSSSGVYTTSSRSSSSKSHNSISSASTSTTTSGHYKPLKNIFHSHPSPKPQIWNSSNNSNSIRRNVISGRTGKQSTTWGLFRVGLVKTPQIELQDLRLRNYKSFNGSCSSSGSSNKSSSLKNISKGTTGNDIGEKKKMQRFYLGFESCKCSTDAVENIVSSQTVVIKSSSRKKMSNGSELMKEEVIMKKEEEVDDDHIDGEKEMIKKDKEQGKKQKELMNHLRTFEWLKQLSVADVPD; encoded by the coding sequence ATGACAAGATTCAATGGTGGGGGTAATGATGATGATCATAGAAAACTAATGGAAGATTACAATTCAGAACATGAAGACGAAGAAGCTCTTTCACTCTGTGATCTTCCAATCAAACAAGAAGTTAATCAACAGAGTGCCATCAACAGCAACATCAAAAGCAACAAAGCAGCTTCAGAAGGTGAAGAGTTTGAATTTGGGTCCTGTGTTGGTTCAGTATTAACAGAAACGGAAATATGTGTAGCTGATGATGTGTTCTTTCAAGGTCAGATACTTCCATTGAGACGGCATTCTGTAAGTTCAGAAAATGGGTTTTCATTAAAAAGACAAGATAGTAATCCTAGTATAAACCCAAGTAGATCTTCATCATTGGATCGTTCTTCATCTGGTGTTTATACTACTAGTAGTAGAAGTAGCAGCAGTAAAAGTCACAATTCTATTTCTTCCGCCAGTACAAGTACTACAACATCTGGTCATTATAAGCCATTGAAGAACATATTTCATAGTCATCCAAGTCCAAAACCCCAGATATGGAATTCGTCCAATAATTCTAATTCGATAAGAAGAAATGTTATTAGTGGAAGAACTGGGAAACAATCAACAACATGGGGTCTGTTCAGAGTGGGTTTAGTTAAAACACCTCAAATTGAGTTGCAAGATCTTAGACTTAGAAATTACAAGAGTTTTAATGGCAGTTGTAGTAGCAGTGGTAGTAGTAATAAAAGTAGCAGTCTTAAGAACATTAGTAAGGGTACTACTGGAAATGATAttggggagaagaagaagatgcaaaggTTTTATCTTGGGTTTGAGAGTTGTAAGTGTTCAACTGATGCAGTTGAAAACATTGTTTCTTCTCAAACTGTTGTAATTAAGAGTAGTAGCAGGAAAAAGATGAGTAATGGAAGTGAATTAATGAAAGAAGAAGTTAttatgaagaaagaagaagaagtagatgatgatcACATTGATGGTGAAAAAGAGATGATAAAGAAAGACAAGGAACAAGGGAAGAAACAAAAAGAGTTGATGAATCATTTAAGGACATTTGAATGGTTGAAACAACTCTCAGTTGCAGATGTTCCAGACTag
- the LOC113289218 gene encoding probable E3 ubiquitin-protein ligase RHY1A, with translation MTSASELFYSRRSRLGREETELGFGSSLSSPLDRNYHLNHGRRRYHYRQQQQRRDTTEHRPPHLRQHLCDREHDSIRTENATSQPGTRNSRSIEVLHNRPNRLTSPHSDQLPGAVLLARERLVERLRGVSIAANRQNNRLSSWISLDESSYPDDLRHTDAADWDIQTSRERLAEVSNLFPDSSTRSSSVQVSKSKTATGLSSEEVDSLPQEFFSTEVESEVISEAVECSICLEKFGEGDKLICLPCRHRFHLACLNPWVRKCGDCPYCRTPIGHHHKPIN, from the exons ATGACGAGCGCATCGGAGTTATTTTATAGCAGGAGGTCTCGTTTAGGACGTGAAGAAACTGAATTAGGATTtggttcttctttatcttctccTCTTGATAGAAATTATCACTTGAATCATGGCCGTCGGAGATATCATTATCGTCAACAACAACAGCGTCGTGATACCACCGAACATCGACCTCCACACTTGAGGCAGCATCTCTGCGATCGT GAACATGATTCAATTCGAACTGAAAATGCTACCAGTCAACCAGGTACAAGAAACAGTAGAAGCATCGAAGTTTTGCATAATAGACCCAATCGGCTGACTTCTCCTCACAGTGATCAATTACCTGGAGCAGTACTACTAGCCAGGGAAAGGCTTGTTGAGAGACTTAGAGGTGTATCCATCGCAGCGAACAG ACAAAATAACAGGCTTTCATCTTGGATTTCTTTGGATGAGTCCTCCTACCCTGATGACTTAAGGCACACTGATGCAGCGGATTGGGATATTCAAACATCAAGGGAGCGGTTAGCTGAAGTCAGTAACCTGTTTCCCGACTCATCTACCCGATCATCATCAGTACAAGTTTCAAAATCAAAGACGGCGACAGGACTCAGCTCAGAAGAGGTGGATAGTCTACCACAAGAATTTTTCAGCACTGAAGTAGAATCTGAAGTTATTTCAGAAGCAGTAGAGTGTAGTATATGTCTTGAGAAGTTTGGGGAGGGTGACAAGTTAATTTGCCTGCCTTGTAGGCATCGCTTCCACTTGGCATGTTTAAATCCATGGGTTCGGAAATGTGGAGACTGCCCATATTGCCGAACACCTATAGGTCATCATCATAAACCAATAAATTAA
- the LOC113289219 gene encoding uncharacterized protein LOC113289219: protein MSSNFDRWEKDPFFSAAEEVQESADRMESAYRTWLHERKNPASVCDPDELRRDLHTTHGTAKWQLDEFERAVGLSYGDSSAKDAKTRHGQFILAIGNQIETIENSLRESAMAEGKATHSWVRLDEGERDELAMFLSGSSTDLARLPVNNTRRVEPEEEGNAQGTQEMAMPECSKNSSRSAEAEAKETKEEKLIGHRRTASASADIGTWKIGIADDGFHHVPLNPQPDRPPPRILSFSGLLNPVEITTKIKNASRKWKPGDCHQAEDAIPLHTAQLTRGIDACYERSKSCLDNCDDSYEKHLYGWMGAVQRQLQRSQYQIQYSRPVQVAMWIIFVLCLLVLFVLRAI from the exons ATGAGTTCCAATTTTGATAGATGGGAGAAAGATCCATTTTTTTCTGCTGCGGAAGAAGTACAAGAATCCGCAGACAG GATGGAATCTGCATATAGAACATGGCTACATGAGAGGAAAAATCCTGCAAGTGTTTGTGATCCTGATGAGCTTCGTAGAGATCTACATACAACCCATGGCACTGCTAAATGGCAG CTTGATGAGTTTGAGCGTGCGGTTGGATTGAGCTACGGGGATAGTTCAGCCAAGGATGCAAAGACAAGGCACGGGCAATTCATTCTAGCAATTGGAAATCAGATTGAAACAATTGAGAATTCGTTGAGGGAATCTGCCATGGCAGAAGGGAAAGCCACACATTCATGGGTTCGATTGGATGAAGGGGAGAGAGATGAGCTTGCTATGTTTTTGTCTGGTTCATCAACAGATTTAGCTCGATTGCCTGTAAATAATACTCGTAGGGTTGAACCTGAAGAGGAAGGGAATGCACAAGGGACACAAGAAATGGCAATGCCTGAGTGTTCTAAGAATTCATCTCGATCAGCTGAGGCAGAAGCAAAAGAGACCAAGGAAGAGAAATTGATTGGGCATAGAAGAACAGCAAGTGCGAGTGCTGATATTGGCACCTGGAAGATTGGGATAGCTGATGATGGTTTCCACCATGTCCCTCTAAATCCTCAGCCAGATCGCCCTCCACCAAGAATACTTAGTTTCTCAGGATTGCTCAATCCAGTTGAAATTACAACCAAGATTAAGAATGCTTCTAGAAAGTGGAAGCCTGGGGATTGCCATCAAGCAGAGGATGCAATTCCCTTGCACACAGCTCAGTTGACACGG GGAATTGATGCATGCTACGAGAGAAGTAAGAGCTGCCTTGACAACTGTGATGATTCTTATGAGAAGCATCTTTATGGGTGGATGGGAGCTGTTCAGAGACAGCTTCAAAGGTCTCAGTATCAAATCCAATATAGTCGGCCTGTTCAGGTGGCAATGTGGATTATTTTCGTCCTTTGCTTGCTTG TGCTATTTGTGCTACGTGCAATCTAA
- the LOC113289220 gene encoding uncharacterized protein LOC113289220 produces the protein MLRLGSRKAKLFLFRVTKQSARSFRNMILTDQMNEVIRDPIDHEDVEEKKLHLPSWIPHPRTGIYYPIGHEQVMNDIPDGAASFGQTYWLRNVEGVEKPFLDGSSFDHPVI, from the exons ATGTTGAGGTTAGGGTCTCGCAAAGCAAAATTGTTTCTCTTCCG GGTAACTAAGCAAAGTGCACGTTCTTTCCGGAACATGATTCTGACAGATCAAATGAATGAAGTTATTAGAGATCCAATTGACCATGAAGATGTTGAAGAGAAGAAGCTTCATCTTCCATCTTGGATTCCTCACCCACGCACTGGGATATACTACCCAATAGGGCACGAACAAGTAATGAATGATATTCCTGATGGTGCGGCTTCTTTTGGACAAACTTACTGGCTGAGGAATGTTGAAGGGGTTGAAAAGCCTTTCCTGGATGGTTCATCATTTGACCATCCAGTAATTTAA
- the LOC113286157 gene encoding potassium transporter 6-like isoform X1 has protein sequence MDLEGGSHRNTIKKDSWRTVMTLAYQSLGVVYGDLSTSPLYVYKSVFAEDTQKITTNEEIFGVLSFVFWTITLIPLIKYVFIVLKADDNGEGGIFSLYSKLCRNSRVGWFLPNSQLADEKISTYKKDSITCRSAINLMVKATLEKHKVLQIVLLILALIGTSMAICDGVFSPAISVYSAISGLELSISKHQHRYIELPLACFILICLFALQHYGTHRVGFLFAPVVITWLLCISGVGLYNIIYWNPQVYKALSPYYMYVFLKKSRRGRWMSLSGILLCIRGSEAMFADLGHFSQLPIKIAFTSFLYPSLVLAYMGQAAYLSKHHGESFGFYVSVPDSIRWPVIVIAVLAATVGSQAIITGTFSIIKQCNALNCFPRVKIVHTSSKVCGQVYIPEVNWILMVLCLAVTIGFRDTTHMANASGLAVITVMLITTILMSLVMVLCWNQSVFFAICFILFFGAIEALYFVASLIRLLDGAWVSLALSSVFFVVMYTWHYGSLMKYESDFHNKVPLDWLLGLGPSLNIVRVKGIGLVHTELVSGIPAVFSHFVTNVPAFHQTLVFLCIKSVHVPYVLPEERFLVGRIGPKEFRIYRCIVRYGYRDIHKDNIEFEKQLVCSIAEFIRSGREEHALGVGVLHNHDNRMTLVGISSAHTEGIRIWEDEEEVPLRVSSPGEIRELQSSIKKKESQPSAVQRKKRVTFVLPESPRIMDGDTQEELAELVEAREAGMSFILGDSNVRARRGSNWMKKLLINHGYDFLSRNSRSATNGLCIPSASTLEVRMVCHV, from the exons ATGGATTTGGAAGGTGGGAGTCATAGAAATACTATCAAG AAGGATTCATGGAGGACAGTAATGACCTTGGCATATCAGAGTTTAGGAGTAGTTTATGGAGACTTAAGTACTTCACCACTTTATGTTTACAAGAGTGTATTTGCAGAAGACACTCAAAAGATAACTACAAATGAGGAGATATTTGGGGTTTTGTCATTTGTTTTCTGGACAATCACTCTTATTCCTCTTATCAAATATGTGTTCATAGTATTGAAAGCAGATGATAATGGCGAAGGTGGGAttttttctttgtattctaaGCTGTGTAGGAATTCTAGAGTTGGTTGGTTCTTACCCAATTCTCAGTTGGCTGATGAGAAAATTTCTACATACAAGAAAGACAGCATTACTTGTCGGTCCGCTATCAATCTAATGGTGAAAGCAACATTAGAGAAGCATAAGGTGTTGCAGATTGTGTTGCTTATTCTCGCTTTGATAGGAACTTCCATGGCAATCTGTGATGGAGTTTTCTCACCTGCTATCTCAG TTTATtctgcaatatcaggtctagaGCTTTCCATTTCGAAACACCAACATAGAT ATATAGAACTCCCTCTAGCATGTTTCATACTGATCTGCTTGTTTGCTCTCCAACATTATGGCACCCACCGAGTAGGATTTCTTTTTGCACCGGTTGTCATAACATGGCTTTTATGCATCAGTGGTGTTGGTCTGTATAATATTATCTACTGGAATCCTCAAGTTTACAAGGCATTATCTCCATACTATATGTATGTATTCTTAAAGAAGTCGCGAAGGGGACGATGGATGTCATTAAGCGGAATACTATTATGTATTAGAG GTTCCGAAGCCATGTTTGCTGATCTTGGACACTTCTCACAGCTACCCATCAAG ATTGCTTTTACCTCTTTTCTTTATCCATCCTTGGTTCTCGCATATATGGGGCAAGCTGCTTATTTGTCTAAGCATCATGGCGAGTCATTTGGATTTTATGTATCAGTGCCAG ATAGCATAAGATGGCCAGTTATAGTCATAGCTGTACTTGCTGCAACTGTTGGAAGCCAAGCCATCATCACAGGAACTTTTTCAATTATAAAACAGTGCAATGCCTTGAATTGTTTCCCAAGGGTGAAAATAGTCCATACATCGTCTAAGGTATGTGGTCAAGTTTACATCCCAGAGGTCAACTGGATTTTGATGGTGTTGTGCTTGGCAGTTACAATTGGTTTTAGGGACACCACACACATGGCCAATGCTTCAG GATTGGCTGTTATAACAGTCATGCTCATTACTACCATCTTGATGTCTCTAGTTATGGTCCTGTGCTGGAACCAGAGTGTGTTCTTCGCCATTTGCTTCATATTATTCTTCGGCGCCATTGAAGCGCTCTATTTTGTTGCCTCCCTCATCAGGCTCTTGGATGGTGCATGGGTTTCATTGGCTCTCTCATCTGTTTTCTTTGTTGTCATGTACACATGGCATTACGGCAGTCTTATGAAATATGAATCTGATTTTCACAACAAGGTTCCCCTAGACTGGCTCCTTGGCCTTGGCCCCAGTCTAAATATTGTCCGTGTGAAGGGAATTGGCCTTGTGCATACTGAGCTCGTCTCTGGAATACCTGCAGTTTTCTCTCACTTTGTTACGAATGTTCCAGCTTTCCACCAGACATTAGTCTTCCTGTGCATCAAATCCGTTCATGTCCCCTATGTTCTGCCAGAGGAAAGATTCCTCGTTGGCCGAATTGGCCCAAAAGAATTCAGGATTTATAGATGCATTGTACGATATGGGTACCGTGACATCCACAAAGACAATATAGAATTTGAGAAGCAACTTGTTTGTAGTATAGCGGAGTTTATTCGTTCGGGGAGAGAAGAACACGCTTTAGGAGTAGGAGTACTGCATAATCATGACAACAGAATGACATTGGTAGGGATATCTTCGGCACATACTGAAGGGATTAGGATATGGGAGGATGAAGAGGAGGTGCCTCTCAGAGTTTCAAGTCCAGGGGAAATAAGAGAGTTACAATcttcgatcaaaaaaaaagagtCACAACCTTCAGCAGTCCAGCGTAAAAAAAGAGTGACATTTGTGCTGCCTGAAAGTCCAAGAATTATGGATGGAGATACACAAGAAGAATTGGCAGAGCTGGTGGAAGCAAGGGAAGCTGGGATGTCATTCATTCTCGGGGACTCGAATGTGAGAGCCAGGCGAGGCTCAAACTGGATGAAGAAGCTACTTATTAATCATGGTTATGATTTCTTGAGTAGGAATAGTAGAAGTGCTACTAATGGACTTTGCATCCCAAGTGCATCTACTCTTGAGGTTAGAATGGTTTGCCATGTTTGA
- the LOC113286157 gene encoding potassium transporter 6-like isoform X2 — MDLEGGSHRNTIKDSWRTVMTLAYQSLGVVYGDLSTSPLYVYKSVFAEDTQKITTNEEIFGVLSFVFWTITLIPLIKYVFIVLKADDNGEGGIFSLYSKLCRNSRVGWFLPNSQLADEKISTYKKDSITCRSAINLMVKATLEKHKVLQIVLLILALIGTSMAICDGVFSPAISVYSAISGLELSISKHQHRYIELPLACFILICLFALQHYGTHRVGFLFAPVVITWLLCISGVGLYNIIYWNPQVYKALSPYYMYVFLKKSRRGRWMSLSGILLCIRGSEAMFADLGHFSQLPIKIAFTSFLYPSLVLAYMGQAAYLSKHHGESFGFYVSVPDSIRWPVIVIAVLAATVGSQAIITGTFSIIKQCNALNCFPRVKIVHTSSKVCGQVYIPEVNWILMVLCLAVTIGFRDTTHMANASGLAVITVMLITTILMSLVMVLCWNQSVFFAICFILFFGAIEALYFVASLIRLLDGAWVSLALSSVFFVVMYTWHYGSLMKYESDFHNKVPLDWLLGLGPSLNIVRVKGIGLVHTELVSGIPAVFSHFVTNVPAFHQTLVFLCIKSVHVPYVLPEERFLVGRIGPKEFRIYRCIVRYGYRDIHKDNIEFEKQLVCSIAEFIRSGREEHALGVGVLHNHDNRMTLVGISSAHTEGIRIWEDEEEVPLRVSSPGEIRELQSSIKKKESQPSAVQRKKRVTFVLPESPRIMDGDTQEELAELVEAREAGMSFILGDSNVRARRGSNWMKKLLINHGYDFLSRNSRSATNGLCIPSASTLEVRMVCHV; from the exons ATGGATTTGGAAGGTGGGAGTCATAGAAATACTATCAAG GATTCATGGAGGACAGTAATGACCTTGGCATATCAGAGTTTAGGAGTAGTTTATGGAGACTTAAGTACTTCACCACTTTATGTTTACAAGAGTGTATTTGCAGAAGACACTCAAAAGATAACTACAAATGAGGAGATATTTGGGGTTTTGTCATTTGTTTTCTGGACAATCACTCTTATTCCTCTTATCAAATATGTGTTCATAGTATTGAAAGCAGATGATAATGGCGAAGGTGGGAttttttctttgtattctaaGCTGTGTAGGAATTCTAGAGTTGGTTGGTTCTTACCCAATTCTCAGTTGGCTGATGAGAAAATTTCTACATACAAGAAAGACAGCATTACTTGTCGGTCCGCTATCAATCTAATGGTGAAAGCAACATTAGAGAAGCATAAGGTGTTGCAGATTGTGTTGCTTATTCTCGCTTTGATAGGAACTTCCATGGCAATCTGTGATGGAGTTTTCTCACCTGCTATCTCAG TTTATtctgcaatatcaggtctagaGCTTTCCATTTCGAAACACCAACATAGAT ATATAGAACTCCCTCTAGCATGTTTCATACTGATCTGCTTGTTTGCTCTCCAACATTATGGCACCCACCGAGTAGGATTTCTTTTTGCACCGGTTGTCATAACATGGCTTTTATGCATCAGTGGTGTTGGTCTGTATAATATTATCTACTGGAATCCTCAAGTTTACAAGGCATTATCTCCATACTATATGTATGTATTCTTAAAGAAGTCGCGAAGGGGACGATGGATGTCATTAAGCGGAATACTATTATGTATTAGAG GTTCCGAAGCCATGTTTGCTGATCTTGGACACTTCTCACAGCTACCCATCAAG ATTGCTTTTACCTCTTTTCTTTATCCATCCTTGGTTCTCGCATATATGGGGCAAGCTGCTTATTTGTCTAAGCATCATGGCGAGTCATTTGGATTTTATGTATCAGTGCCAG ATAGCATAAGATGGCCAGTTATAGTCATAGCTGTACTTGCTGCAACTGTTGGAAGCCAAGCCATCATCACAGGAACTTTTTCAATTATAAAACAGTGCAATGCCTTGAATTGTTTCCCAAGGGTGAAAATAGTCCATACATCGTCTAAGGTATGTGGTCAAGTTTACATCCCAGAGGTCAACTGGATTTTGATGGTGTTGTGCTTGGCAGTTACAATTGGTTTTAGGGACACCACACACATGGCCAATGCTTCAG GATTGGCTGTTATAACAGTCATGCTCATTACTACCATCTTGATGTCTCTAGTTATGGTCCTGTGCTGGAACCAGAGTGTGTTCTTCGCCATTTGCTTCATATTATTCTTCGGCGCCATTGAAGCGCTCTATTTTGTTGCCTCCCTCATCAGGCTCTTGGATGGTGCATGGGTTTCATTGGCTCTCTCATCTGTTTTCTTTGTTGTCATGTACACATGGCATTACGGCAGTCTTATGAAATATGAATCTGATTTTCACAACAAGGTTCCCCTAGACTGGCTCCTTGGCCTTGGCCCCAGTCTAAATATTGTCCGTGTGAAGGGAATTGGCCTTGTGCATACTGAGCTCGTCTCTGGAATACCTGCAGTTTTCTCTCACTTTGTTACGAATGTTCCAGCTTTCCACCAGACATTAGTCTTCCTGTGCATCAAATCCGTTCATGTCCCCTATGTTCTGCCAGAGGAAAGATTCCTCGTTGGCCGAATTGGCCCAAAAGAATTCAGGATTTATAGATGCATTGTACGATATGGGTACCGTGACATCCACAAAGACAATATAGAATTTGAGAAGCAACTTGTTTGTAGTATAGCGGAGTTTATTCGTTCGGGGAGAGAAGAACACGCTTTAGGAGTAGGAGTACTGCATAATCATGACAACAGAATGACATTGGTAGGGATATCTTCGGCACATACTGAAGGGATTAGGATATGGGAGGATGAAGAGGAGGTGCCTCTCAGAGTTTCAAGTCCAGGGGAAATAAGAGAGTTACAATcttcgatcaaaaaaaaagagtCACAACCTTCAGCAGTCCAGCGTAAAAAAAGAGTGACATTTGTGCTGCCTGAAAGTCCAAGAATTATGGATGGAGATACACAAGAAGAATTGGCAGAGCTGGTGGAAGCAAGGGAAGCTGGGATGTCATTCATTCTCGGGGACTCGAATGTGAGAGCCAGGCGAGGCTCAAACTGGATGAAGAAGCTACTTATTAATCATGGTTATGATTTCTTGAGTAGGAATAGTAGAAGTGCTACTAATGGACTTTGCATCCCAAGTGCATCTACTCTTGAGGTTAGAATGGTTTGCCATGTTTGA